In Modestobacter versicolor, a single genomic region encodes these proteins:
- the rplO gene encoding 50S ribosomal protein L15, protein MTLKVHHLRPAPGAHTKKTRVGRGEGSKGKTAGRGTKGSGARVQVSARFEGGQTPLHMRLPKLSGFKNNNKVVFQVVNLDRIASLFPQGGTIDPDTLANAGAVRRGQPVKVLGTGELGGVKVDVQAHAFSKSAEEKIGAAGGSTTQI, encoded by the coding sequence ATGACTCTCAAGGTCCACCACCTGCGTCCGGCCCCCGGTGCCCACACCAAGAAGACCCGTGTCGGTCGTGGTGAGGGTTCCAAGGGCAAGACGGCTGGTCGCGGCACCAAGGGCTCCGGCGCCCGCGTGCAGGTCTCTGCCCGCTTCGAGGGTGGCCAGACCCCCCTGCACATGCGGCTGCCGAAGCTCTCGGGCTTCAAGAACAACAACAAGGTCGTCTTCCAGGTCGTCAACCTGGACCGGATCGCCTCCCTGTTCCCGCAGGGCGGCACGATCGACCCGGACACGCTGGCGAACGCCGGCGCGGTCCGGCGCGGTCAGCCGGTCAAGGTGCTCGGCACCGGCGAGCTCGGCGGGGTGAAGGTCGACGTGCAGGCGCACGCCTTCTCGAAGTCCGCCGAGGAGAAGATCGGCGCTGCCGGGGGCAGCACCACCCAGATCTGA
- the rpsQ gene encoding 30S ribosomal protein S17 codes for MSESEQTQAASGPGLAGRGYRKVREGLVVSDKMHKTIVVEVEDRVKHGLYGKVLRRTSKLKAHDEDNTAGIGDRVQIMETRPLSATKRWRLVTVVEKAK; via the coding sequence ATGAGCGAGAGCGAGCAGACGCAGGCCGCCAGCGGCCCGGGTCTTGCCGGCCGTGGCTACCGCAAGGTCCGCGAGGGCCTGGTGGTCAGCGACAAGATGCACAAGACGATCGTGGTCGAGGTCGAGGACCGCGTGAAGCACGGCCTGTACGGCAAGGTCCTGCGCCGCACGAGCAAGCTCAAGGCGCACGACGAGGACAACACCGCCGGCATCGGCGACCGGGTGCAGATCATGGAGACGCGCCCGCTCTCGGCCACCAAGCGCTGGCGTCTGGTGACCGTCGTCGAGAAGGCCAAGTAA
- the rplF gene encoding 50S ribosomal protein L6, whose product MSRIGRLPIPVPSGVDVAIDGRTINVSGPKGKLSHTVAAPITVERAEEGTLLVQRPDDERESRALHGLSRTLIANMITGVTQGYDKTLEIVGVGYRVQARGSDLEFALGFSHPVVVKAPEGISFTVEAPTRLRVTGIDKQQVGEVAAKIRKIRKPDPYKGKGVRYQGEVVKRKVGKTGK is encoded by the coding sequence ATGTCACGGATCGGACGACTCCCGATTCCGGTGCCGAGCGGTGTGGACGTCGCCATCGACGGACGCACGATCAACGTCTCCGGCCCGAAGGGGAAGCTGAGCCACACGGTGGCCGCTCCCATCACCGTCGAGCGCGCTGAGGAGGGGACGCTGCTGGTGCAGCGCCCCGACGACGAGCGCGAGAGCCGTGCGCTGCACGGCCTCTCCCGCACCCTCATCGCGAACATGATCACCGGCGTCACCCAGGGGTACGACAAGACCCTGGAGATCGTCGGTGTCGGTTACCGCGTGCAGGCCCGCGGGTCGGACCTCGAGTTCGCCCTCGGCTTCAGCCACCCGGTCGTCGTGAAGGCCCCCGAGGGGATCTCCTTCACCGTCGAGGCCCCCACCCGCCTGCGGGTGACCGGCATCGACAAGCAGCAGGTCGGCGAGGTCGCGGCCAAGATCCGCAAGATCCGCAAGCCCGACCCGTACAAGGGCAAGGGCGTGCGGTACCAGGGCGAGGTCGTCAAGCGCAAGGTCGGGAAGACGGGCAAGTGA
- the rplW gene encoding 50S ribosomal protein L23, whose amino-acid sequence MSVRDPRDVLLSPVISEKSYGLLDENKYTFIVRPDANKTQIKIAVQQVFNVKVLAVNTINRQGKRKRSKGAVMGKRKDTKRAIVSVAPGDRIELFGGPGA is encoded by the coding sequence ATGAGCGTCCGCGACCCCCGGGACGTCCTGCTGTCCCCGGTCATCTCGGAGAAGAGCTACGGCCTCCTGGACGAGAACAAGTACACGTTCATCGTCCGGCCCGACGCCAACAAGACCCAGATCAAGATCGCTGTGCAGCAGGTCTTCAACGTGAAGGTCCTCGCCGTCAACACGATCAACCGTCAGGGCAAGAGGAAGCGCTCGAAGGGCGCTGTGATGGGCAAGCGCAAGGACACCAAGCGCGCCATCGTCTCCGTGGCCCCCGGCGACCGCATCGAGCTCTTCGGGGGCCCGGGCGCCTGA
- the rplN gene encoding 50S ribosomal protein L14, whose amino-acid sequence MIQQESRLRVADNTGAKEILCIRVLGGSGRRYAGIGDVIVATVKDALPGAGVKKGDVVKAVVVRTVKERRRPDGSYIRFDENAAVIIRDSGDPRGTRIFGPVGRELRDKRFMRIISLAPEVL is encoded by the coding sequence GTGATCCAGCAGGAGTCGCGACTGCGAGTCGCCGACAACACCGGTGCCAAGGAGATCTTGTGCATCCGCGTGCTCGGCGGGTCGGGGCGGCGCTACGCGGGCATCGGTGACGTCATCGTCGCCACCGTCAAGGACGCGCTGCCCGGCGCCGGCGTGAAGAAGGGCGACGTGGTCAAGGCCGTCGTCGTCCGCACGGTGAAGGAGCGCCGTCGTCCCGACGGTTCCTACATCCGCTTCGACGAGAACGCCGCGGTCATCATCCGCGACAGCGGCGACCCGCGCGGCACGCGCATCTTCGGCCCCGTGGGCCGGGAGCTCCGTGACAAGCGCTTCATGCGGATCATCTCGCTCGCTCCGGAGGTGTTGTGA
- a CDS encoding adenylate kinase: protein MRVVLLGPPGAGKGTQAQIIAGRLGVPAISTGDIFRANVSGQTELGQKAKTYMDAGDLVPDAITVAMVSDRLAEPDAKAGFLLDGFPRTIAQAEQLRDSLAEMGNVLDRCLELVVDEDELVRRLSGRRMLVDGEWVQRDDDKPETVRHRLEVYREQTAPLSGFYEQAGLLSRINAIGEIDEVTHRALEALGADEALADEPAED from the coding sequence GTGCGCGTCGTCCTGCTGGGCCCTCCCGGAGCGGGCAAGGGGACCCAGGCGCAGATCATCGCCGGGCGCCTGGGCGTGCCGGCGATCTCGACCGGCGACATCTTCCGCGCGAACGTGAGCGGGCAGACCGAGCTCGGCCAGAAGGCCAAGACCTACATGGACGCCGGGGACCTCGTCCCCGACGCGATCACCGTGGCGATGGTCTCCGACCGGCTGGCCGAGCCCGACGCGAAGGCCGGCTTCCTGCTCGACGGGTTCCCGCGCACCATCGCCCAGGCCGAGCAGCTGCGTGACTCGCTGGCCGAGATGGGCAACGTGCTGGACCGGTGCCTCGAGCTGGTCGTCGACGAGGACGAGCTGGTCCGCCGGCTCTCCGGCCGCCGCATGCTCGTCGACGGCGAGTGGGTCCAGCGCGACGACGACAAGCCCGAGACCGTCCGGCACCGCCTGGAGGTCTACCGGGAACAGACCGCGCCGCTGTCGGGCTTCTACGAGCAGGCCGGCCTACTGAGCCGGATCAACGCGATCGGTGAGATCGACGAGGTCACCCATCGCGCCCTGGAGGCCCTCGGGGCCGACGAGGCGCTGGCTG
- the rpsH gene encoding 30S ribosomal protein S8, which produces MTDPIADMLTRLRNANQAYHDAAAMPSSKLKTHIAEILQKEGYIGGWTVNDVEVDGHIRKELVVTLKYGPNRERSIAGVRRVSKPGLRVYAKSTALPKVLGGLGVAIISTSTGLLTDKQATKKGVGGEVLAYVW; this is translated from the coding sequence ATGACCGACCCGATCGCGGACATGCTCACGCGGCTGCGGAACGCCAACCAGGCGTACCACGACGCAGCTGCCATGCCGTCGTCGAAGCTCAAGACGCACATCGCCGAGATCCTCCAGAAGGAGGGTTACATCGGCGGCTGGACCGTCAACGACGTCGAGGTGGACGGCCACATCCGCAAGGAGCTCGTGGTCACCCTCAAGTACGGCCCGAACCGTGAGCGCAGCATCGCCGGCGTCCGGCGGGTGTCCAAGCCCGGCCTCCGGGTCTACGCGAAGTCGACTGCCCTGCCCAAGGTGCTCGGCGGCCTCGGGGTGGCGATCATCTCCACCTCCACCGGGCTGCTGACCGACAAGCAGGCGACCAAGAAGGGCGTGGGTGGGGAAGTCCTCGCCTACGTCTGGTAA
- the rpmD gene encoding 50S ribosomal protein L30 — protein sequence MAQLKVTQIKSTIGTKPNQRQTLRSLGLKRISDSVVKEDRPEIRGMVATVPHLVTVEEIV from the coding sequence ATGGCTCAGCTGAAGGTCACCCAGATCAAGTCGACCATCGGCACCAAGCCGAACCAGCGCCAGACGCTGCGTTCGCTCGGGCTGAAGCGGATCAGCGACTCGGTCGTCAAGGAGGACCGTCCCGAGATCCGCGGGATGGTCGCGACGGTGCCGCACCTGGTCACCGTCGAAGAGATCGTCTGA
- the rpsS gene encoding 30S ribosomal protein S19: MPRSLKKGPFVDDHLLAKVDAQNDKGTKNVIRTWSRRSTIIPDMLGHTIAVHDGRKHVPVFVTEAMVGHKLGEFAPTRTFRGHIKDDRRSRRG; the protein is encoded by the coding sequence ATGCCACGCAGCCTCAAGAAGGGCCCGTTCGTCGACGACCACCTGCTCGCCAAGGTGGACGCCCAGAACGACAAGGGCACCAAGAACGTCATCCGCACCTGGTCGCGGCGCTCGACGATCATCCCCGACATGCTCGGGCACACGATCGCCGTGCACGACGGCCGCAAGCACGTCCCGGTGTTCGTCACCGAGGCGATGGTCGGGCACAAGCTCGGCGAGTTCGCGCCCACGCGCACCTTCCGTGGGCACATCAAGGACGACCGCCGGTCGCGGCGCGGCTGA
- the rplV gene encoding 50S ribosomal protein L22, whose amino-acid sequence MTSQLGQETPVARATARFVRVTPMKARRVVDMIRYLPTDEALALLRFAPQTASEPVAKVVASAVANAEHNLRLDPTALVVSAAFVDEGPTLKRIRPRAQGRAFRINKRTSHITVEVSEVTTSAELAQRSRKARRDTGQSGPATQQQKSNTRGGTR is encoded by the coding sequence ATGACTTCCCAGTTGGGACAGGAGACGCCGGTCGCCCGGGCCACCGCCCGGTTCGTCCGCGTCACCCCCATGAAGGCCCGGCGGGTGGTGGACATGATCCGCTACCTGCCGACCGATGAGGCACTCGCCCTGCTGCGCTTCGCGCCGCAGACCGCGAGCGAGCCGGTGGCCAAGGTCGTCGCCAGCGCCGTCGCCAACGCAGAGCACAACCTGCGTCTGGACCCGACCGCGCTCGTCGTCTCCGCCGCGTTCGTCGACGAGGGCCCCACGCTCAAGCGGATCCGTCCGCGTGCGCAGGGCCGGGCATTCCGCATCAACAAGCGGACCAGCCACATCACCGTCGAGGTGAGCGAGGTGACCACCAGCGCGGAGCTCGCGCAGCGGTCGCGCAAGGCACGTCGGGACACCGGCCAGTCCGGTCCCGCCACCCAGCAGCAGAAGAGCAACACGAGGGGAGGGACCCGCTAG
- the rplX gene encoding 50S ribosomal protein L24: protein MAQPTSGKTPSMKVKKGDQVVVLSGKDKGAKGRVIAAFPKTQKVLVEGIGRVKKHTRISTTQRGAQSGGIVTQEAAVHVSNVMVIDSEDKPTRVGYRKDEEGRSIRVSRRTGKDL from the coding sequence ATGGCTCAGCCGACGAGCGGGAAGACCCCGTCGATGAAGGTCAAGAAGGGCGACCAGGTCGTCGTCCTGTCCGGCAAGGACAAGGGTGCGAAGGGCCGCGTCATCGCCGCCTTCCCCAAGACCCAGAAGGTCCTCGTCGAGGGCATCGGCCGGGTGAAGAAGCACACCCGGATCAGCACCACCCAGCGCGGAGCCCAGTCGGGCGGGATCGTCACGCAGGAGGCGGCCGTCCACGTGAGCAACGTGATGGTCATCGACTCCGAGGACAAGCCGACCCGGGTCGGCTACCGCAAGGACGAGGAAGGCCGCAGCATCCGGGTCTCGCGGCGCACCGGTAAGGACCTCTGA
- the rpsC gene encoding 30S ribosomal protein S3 — MGQKVNPHGFRLGITTDYKSRWYADKLYADYVKEDVAIRKLMGKGMERAGISKVEIERTRDRVRVDIHTARPGIVIGRRGAEADRIRGELEKLTGKQVQLNILEVKNPESDAQLVAQGVAEQLSSRVSFRRAMRKAMQSAQRSPQVKGIRVQCSGRLGGTEMSRSEFYREGRVPLHTLRANIDYGIYEARTTFGRIGVKVWIYKGDASGSRAEREALEALAQRQQRRERAQRPQRRSGSTGTTAGGTEAGRAAAEGPTSPVEDTTAAAVAVTSGEVAPEQSVGEAVGAEGTATAQAAGAENTEA; from the coding sequence GTGGGTCAGAAGGTCAACCCGCACGGGTTCCGGCTCGGCATCACCACCGACTACAAGTCCCGGTGGTACGCGGACAAGCTGTACGCCGACTACGTCAAGGAAGACGTGGCCATCCGCAAGCTCATGGGCAAGGGCATGGAGCGCGCCGGCATCTCGAAGGTGGAGATCGAGCGCACCCGTGACCGCGTCCGCGTGGACATCCACACCGCTCGCCCGGGCATCGTCATCGGCCGCCGCGGCGCCGAGGCCGACCGCATCCGCGGCGAGCTGGAGAAGCTCACCGGCAAGCAGGTGCAGCTGAACATCCTCGAGGTCAAGAACCCCGAGTCCGACGCGCAGCTGGTCGCCCAGGGCGTCGCCGAGCAGCTCTCCAGCCGGGTCAGCTTCCGCCGTGCCATGCGCAAGGCGATGCAGTCCGCGCAGCGCAGCCCGCAGGTCAAGGGCATCCGGGTGCAGTGCTCGGGTCGCCTCGGCGGCACGGAGATGAGCCGGTCGGAGTTCTACCGCGAGGGTCGGGTGCCCCTGCACACGCTCCGCGCGAACATCGACTACGGCATCTACGAGGCCCGCACGACCTTCGGCCGCATCGGCGTGAAGGTCTGGATCTACAAGGGCGACGCCAGCGGTTCGCGCGCCGAGCGGGAGGCCCTCGAGGCCCTCGCCCAGCGTCAGCAGCGCCGTGAGCGGGCCCAGCGCCCGCAGCGCCGGTCGGGTTCGACCGGCACCACCGCCGGCGGGACCGAGGCCGGTCGCGCCGCCGCCGAGGGGCCGACCAGCCCGGTGGAGGACACCACGGCAGCCGCCGTGGCCGTCACCTCCGGTGAGGTCGCTCCCGAGCAGAGCGTCGGCGAGGCAGTCGGCGCCGAGGGCACCGCGACGGCGCAGGCCGCCGGTGCCGAGAACACGGAGGCCTGA
- the rpmC gene encoding 50S ribosomal protein L29 has translation MAAGLSAPELRELSADELATRLRESREELFNLRFQVATGQLDNNRRLQTVRRDIARIYTIMRERELGLSVAPNEGVA, from the coding sequence ATGGCCGCCGGACTGTCCGCGCCCGAGCTGCGCGAGCTGTCCGCCGACGAGCTGGCCACCCGGCTGCGCGAGTCGCGCGAAGAGCTGTTCAACCTGCGCTTCCAGGTGGCCACCGGCCAGCTGGACAACAACCGGCGACTGCAGACCGTCCGCCGTGACATCGCCCGGATCTACACGATCATGCGCGAGCGCGAGCTGGGCCTCTCGGTCGCCCCGAACGAGGGTGTGGCATGA
- the secY gene encoding preprotein translocase subunit SecY, which translates to MLQAFAAAFRTPDLRRKLLFSLALIAIYRLGASVPGPGVSIEAINSCLDQANASDQRDVYSLVNLFSGGALLRLSVFALGIMPYITASIIVQLLVVVIPRFEQLKKEGQSGQQKLTQYTRYLTIALAVLQSTGIIALARSGQLFPNCQQDIIPSDSVWTTIVLVVTLTAGTAVIMWLGELLTEKGIGNGMSVLIFTSIAARIPAEGGAILQSRGGFVFTLICILAVLIIASVVYVEQAQRRIPVQYAKRMVGRRMYGGTSTYLPLKVNQAGVIPVIFASSLLYLPQLITQLQGDSTGPVRRFFENYVVDQSSPVHIAVYFALIVFFTYFYVSITFNPEERADDMKRYGGFIPGIRPGRPTAEYLQYVLSRITLPGAIYLGLVAVLPNLFLSITQEGQNQNFPFGGTAVLIMVGVGLETVKQIETQLNQRSYEGFLR; encoded by the coding sequence GTGCTGCAGGCGTTCGCCGCGGCGTTCCGGACGCCAGACCTCCGGCGCAAGCTGCTGTTCTCCCTGGCGCTGATCGCCATCTACCGGCTGGGTGCCAGCGTGCCCGGTCCCGGTGTCTCCATCGAGGCGATCAACAGCTGCCTGGACCAGGCCAACGCCTCGGACCAGCGCGACGTCTACTCGCTGGTCAACCTGTTCTCCGGCGGCGCACTGCTGCGGCTCTCGGTCTTCGCGCTCGGCATCATGCCGTACATCACCGCGAGCATCATCGTGCAGCTGCTGGTCGTGGTCATCCCGCGGTTCGAGCAGCTGAAGAAGGAAGGGCAGTCGGGCCAGCAGAAGCTGACCCAGTACACCCGCTACCTGACGATCGCGCTCGCCGTGCTGCAGAGCACCGGGATCATCGCCCTGGCCCGCAGCGGCCAGCTCTTCCCGAACTGCCAGCAGGACATCATCCCGTCGGACTCGGTGTGGACCACGATCGTCCTGGTCGTCACGCTGACCGCCGGTACCGCCGTGATCATGTGGCTGGGCGAGCTGCTCACCGAGAAGGGGATCGGCAACGGCATGTCCGTGCTGATCTTCACCTCGATCGCGGCCCGCATCCCCGCCGAGGGCGGCGCCATCCTGCAGAGCCGCGGCGGCTTCGTCTTCACGCTCATCTGCATCCTGGCGGTGCTGATCATCGCCTCGGTGGTCTACGTCGAGCAGGCGCAGCGGCGCATCCCGGTGCAGTACGCCAAGCGCATGGTCGGCCGCCGGATGTACGGCGGGACCTCGACCTACCTGCCGCTGAAGGTCAACCAGGCCGGCGTCATCCCGGTCATCTTCGCGTCGTCCCTGCTGTACCTGCCCCAGCTGATCACCCAGCTCCAGGGTGACTCGACCGGTCCGGTCCGGCGGTTCTTCGAGAACTACGTGGTCGACCAGAGCAGCCCGGTGCACATCGCGGTGTACTTCGCGCTGATCGTCTTCTTCACCTACTTCTACGTGTCGATCACGTTCAACCCCGAGGAACGGGCCGACGACATGAAGCGCTACGGCGGCTTCATCCCCGGCATCCGTCCCGGCCGCCCCACCGCGGAGTACCTGCAGTACGTGCTGTCCCGGATCACGCTGCCCGGCGCGATCTACCTCGGGTTGGTGGCGGTGCTGCCCAACCTGTTCCTGTCGATCACGCAGGAGGGGCAGAACCAGAACTTCCCGTTCGGCGGGACCGCGGTGCTGATCATGGTGGGAGTGGGCTTGGAGACGGTGAAGCAGATCGAGACGCAGCTCAACCAGCGCAGCTACGAAGGGTTCCTCCGCTAG
- a CDS encoding type Z 30S ribosomal protein S14 — translation MAKKALVNKAARKPKFAVRAYTRCQRCGRPHAVYRKFGLCRICVREMAHAGELPGVTKSSW, via the coding sequence ATGGCCAAGAAGGCTCTTGTCAACAAGGCGGCGCGCAAGCCCAAGTTCGCCGTCCGCGCCTACACCCGCTGCCAGCGTTGCGGGCGTCCGCACGCCGTGTACCGCAAGTTCGGCCTCTGCCGGATCTGCGTGCGCGAGATGGCGCACGCCGGCGAGCTGCCCGGCGTGACCAAGTCCAGCTGGTAG
- the rplP gene encoding 50S ribosomal protein L16 translates to MLIPRRVKHRKQHHPSRSGAAKGGTAINFGDFAIQALEPAYVTNRQIESARIAMTRHIKRGGKVWISIYPDRPLTKKPAETRMGSGKGSPEWWVANVKPGRIMFELSGVAEPVAREAMRRAIHKLPMKCRFITREGEV, encoded by the coding sequence ATGCTGATCCCCCGTCGGGTCAAGCACCGCAAGCAGCACCACCCGAGCCGCTCGGGTGCTGCCAAGGGCGGCACCGCGATCAACTTCGGTGACTTCGCGATCCAGGCCCTCGAGCCCGCGTACGTCACGAACCGGCAGATCGAGTCCGCTCGTATCGCCATGACCCGCCACATCAAGCGTGGCGGCAAGGTGTGGATCTCGATCTACCCCGACCGTCCGCTGACCAAGAAGCCGGCCGAGACCCGCATGGGTTCCGGCAAGGGCTCGCCCGAGTGGTGGGTGGCGAACGTCAAGCCGGGCCGGATCATGTTCGAGCTGTCCGGTGTCGCCGAGCCCGTGGCCCGCGAGGCCATGCGCCGCGCGATCCACAAGCTGCCCATGAAGTGCCGCTTCATCACTCGCGAAGGAGAGGTGTGA
- the rplR gene encoding 50S ribosomal protein L18 — translation MAQAAKTEKGARVHKPVGTDVSTARRTSRLRRHNRLRKRVGGTPERPRLVVKRSSRHIHVQVVDDTVGRTLASASTMDASLKGAEGDKSALARQVGALVAERAKAAGIAAVVFDRGGNRYAGRIAALADGAREGGLDF, via the coding sequence ATGGCACAGGCAGCCAAGACCGAGAAGGGTGCCCGGGTGCACAAGCCCGTCGGCACCGACGTCAGCACTGCGCGCCGCACCTCGCGGCTGCGCCGTCACAACCGCCTGCGCAAGCGGGTGGGTGGCACGCCGGAGCGCCCGCGCCTGGTCGTCAAGCGCAGCTCCCGGCACATCCACGTCCAGGTCGTGGACGACACCGTCGGCCGCACCCTGGCCAGCGCGTCCACCATGGACGCCAGCCTGAAGGGCGCCGAGGGCGACAAGTCCGCCCTCGCGCGCCAGGTCGGTGCTCTGGTCGCCGAGCGCGCCAAGGCCGCCGGCATCGCTGCGGTCGTCTTCGACCGTGGCGGCAACCGGTACGCCGGGCGCATCGCGGCTCTGGCCGACGGCGCCCGCGAGGGCGGGCTGGACTTCTGA
- the rplB gene encoding 50S ribosomal protein L2: protein MAIRKYKPTTPGRRGSSVADFAEVTRDHPEKSLVRPLHGRGGRNVHGRVTARHQGGGHKRAYRLIDFRRADKDGVPAKVAHIEYDPNRTSRIALLHFADGEKRYIIAPAKLKQGDTVECGPAADIKPGNNLPLRNIPVGTVIHAIELRPGGGAKIARSAGTSVQLVAREGRFAQLRMPSGEIRNVDVRCRATIGEVGNAEQSNINWGKAGRMRWKGKRPTVRGVAMNPVDHPHGGGEGKTSGGRHPVNPKGKPEGRTRKRKASDALIVRRRRTNKKR, encoded by the coding sequence ATGGCCATCCGTAAGTACAAGCCGACGACGCCGGGCCGCCGCGGCTCGTCCGTCGCCGACTTCGCCGAGGTCACCCGCGACCACCCCGAGAAGTCGCTGGTCCGGCCGCTGCACGGCCGCGGTGGGCGCAACGTCCACGGGCGCGTCACGGCGCGCCACCAGGGCGGCGGGCACAAGCGCGCCTACCGGCTGATCGACTTCCGCCGGGCGGACAAGGACGGCGTGCCGGCCAAGGTCGCGCACATCGAGTACGACCCGAACCGCACCTCGCGCATCGCGCTGCTGCACTTCGCCGACGGAGAGAAGCGCTACATCATCGCCCCGGCGAAGCTGAAGCAGGGCGACACGGTCGAGTGCGGCCCCGCGGCCGACATCAAGCCGGGCAACAACCTGCCGCTGCGCAACATCCCGGTCGGCACGGTCATCCACGCCATCGAGCTGCGGCCCGGTGGCGGCGCGAAGATCGCCCGCTCGGCTGGCACCAGCGTCCAGCTGGTGGCCCGCGAGGGTCGCTTCGCCCAGCTGCGCATGCCGTCCGGCGAGATCCGCAACGTCGACGTCCGCTGCCGCGCCACCATCGGCGAGGTCGGCAACGCCGAGCAGTCCAACATCAACTGGGGCAAGGCCGGCCGCATGCGGTGGAAGGGCAAGCGCCCGACCGTCCGCGGTGTCGCCATGAACCCGGTCGACCACCCGCACGGTGGTGGTGAGGGCAAGACCTCCGGTGGCCGGCACCCGGTCAACCCCAAGGGCAAGCCGGAGGGCCGGACGCGCAAGCGGAAGGCCAGTGACGCCCTGATCGTGCGCCGCCGGCGCACCAACAAGAAGCGCTGA
- the rpsE gene encoding 30S ribosomal protein S5 — MPGPQRRGGGAGGTGGPGGAGGGNDRRDRRDGGRGPGGGAAEKSQFIERVVAINRVSKVVKGGRRFSFTALVIVGDGDGTVGVGYGKAKEVPAAIAKGVEEAKKHFYKVPRIASTIPHPVQGEAAAGVVLLKPASPGTGVIAGGPVRAVLECAGIHDVLSKSLGSSNPINIVHATMQALKDLVRPEEIAARRGLPLEDVAPAAMLRARAGQGV; from the coding sequence ATGCCAGGACCACAGCGACGCGGCGGTGGCGCCGGCGGGACGGGTGGCCCCGGTGGCGCCGGCGGCGGCAACGACCGCCGCGACCGTCGTGACGGCGGCCGCGGCCCCGGCGGCGGTGCCGCCGAGAAGAGCCAGTTCATCGAGCGCGTGGTCGCGATCAACCGCGTCTCGAAGGTCGTCAAGGGCGGTCGGCGCTTCAGCTTCACCGCGCTGGTGATCGTCGGCGACGGCGACGGCACCGTGGGCGTCGGCTACGGCAAGGCCAAGGAGGTGCCCGCGGCGATCGCCAAGGGCGTCGAGGAGGCCAAAAAGCACTTCTACAAGGTGCCGCGCATCGCCAGCACCATCCCGCACCCCGTGCAGGGTGAGGCGGCGGCCGGTGTCGTGCTGCTGAAGCCGGCCAGCCCGGGTACCGGGGTCATCGCCGGTGGTCCGGTGCGCGCCGTCCTCGAGTGCGCCGGGATCCACGACGTGCTCTCCAAGAGCCTCGGGTCCTCGAACCCGATCAACATCGTCCACGCGACCATGCAGGCGCTGAAGGACCTCGTCCGCCCCGAGGAGATCGCGGCTCGCCGCGGTCTGCCCCTGGAGGACGTCGCCCCGGCCGCCATGCTGCGCGCGCGGGCCGGTCAGGGGGTCTGA
- the rplE gene encoding 50S ribosomal protein L5 — protein MSAPTRELPRMLARYREEIAPALQSEFGYPNVMQIPGLVKIVVNMGVGEATRDAKLMDGAVRDLTAITGQKPAVVRARKSIAQFKLREGMPIGAKVTLRGDRMWEFLDRLLSLALPRIRDFRGLNPKQFDGHGNYTFGLTEQSMFREIDVDKIDRPRGMDITLVTTATTDEEGRELLSLLGFPFAGQTVVNATR, from the coding sequence ATGAGCGCACCCACCCGCGAGCTGCCCCGCATGCTGGCCCGCTACCGCGAGGAGATCGCGCCGGCGCTGCAGTCGGAGTTCGGCTACCCGAACGTCATGCAGATCCCCGGCCTGGTCAAGATCGTCGTCAACATGGGCGTCGGCGAGGCCACCCGCGACGCCAAGCTGATGGACGGCGCGGTCCGCGACCTCACCGCCATCACCGGCCAGAAGCCGGCCGTCGTCCGCGCCCGCAAGTCCATCGCGCAGTTCAAGCTGCGCGAGGGCATGCCGATCGGCGCCAAGGTCACCCTCCGCGGCGACCGCATGTGGGAGTTCCTGGACCGGCTGCTGTCGCTGGCCCTGCCCCGCATCCGTGACTTCCGTGGGCTGAACCCCAAGCAGTTCGACGGTCACGGCAACTACACGTTCGGTCTGACCGAGCAGTCGATGTTCCGCGAGATCGACGTCGACAAGATCGACCGGCCGCGCGGCATGGACATCACCCTGGTGACCACCGCCACCACCGACGAGGAGGGTCGCGAGCTGCTCAGCCTGCTCGGGTTCCCCTTCGCCGGCCAGACCGTCGTGAACGCGACCCGCTGA